A single region of the Brassica rapa cultivar Chiifu-401-42 chromosome A03, CAAS_Brap_v3.01, whole genome shotgun sequence genome encodes:
- the LOC103860892 gene encoding (S)-ureidoglycine aminohydrolase isoform X1 → MRSLHLISFFIIIIISLFVKASKSDDGFCSAPSITESDEKTKPIYWKVTNPTLSPSHLQDLPGYTRSVYKRDHALITPESHVFSPLPDWTNTLGAYLITPAMGSHFVMYFAKMKEMSSSGLPPKDIERLVFVVDGAVTLTNTSSSSTKLTVDSYAYLPPNFHHSLDCVESATLVVFERRYERLGSHTTELIVGSTDKKPLLETPGEVFELRKLLPVSLAYDFNIHIMDFQPGEFLNVKEVHYNQHGLLLLEGQGIYRLGDNWYPVQAGDVIWMAPFVPQWYAALGKNRSRYLLYKDVNRNPL, encoded by the exons ATGCGTTCACTTCACCTAAtctccttcttcatcatcatcatcatca GTCTTTTTGTTAAAGCTTCGAAAAGCGACGATGGGTTTTGTTCAGCGCCGTCGATCACTGAGTCAGACGAGAAGACGAAACCCATTTACTGGAAAGTCACGAATCCAACACTCTCTCCTTCTCACCTCCAAG ACTTGCCGGGTTATACAAGAAGTGTATACAAACGAGATCACGCGTTGATAACACCGGAAAGTCATGTGTTCAGCCCTTTACCTGACTG GACAAATACATTAGGGGCATATTTGATCACACCTGCAATGGGTTCCCATTTCGTCATGTACTTTGCCAAAATGAAAG AAATGTCAAGTTCAGGTTTACCTCCAAAAGACATAGAGCG tcTTGTATTCGTGGTCGATGGTGCTGTGACACTGACTAACACATCCAGTTCCTCTACAAAATTGACG GTTGACTCATATGCATACCTACCTCCAAACTTTCATCATTCCTTGGACTGTGTCGAGTCTGCAACACTTGTTGTCTTTGAGCGGAG GTATGAACGTCTAGGGAGTCACACAACAGAGCTTATCGTTGGCTCCACTGACAAGAAACCACTACTTGAGACTCCCGGTGAG GTTTTTGAGCTGCGGAAACTTCTTCCGGTCTCCCTTGCTTATGACTTCAACATCCAT ATTATGGACTTTCAGCCTGGAGAGTTTCTCAATGTTAAG GAGGTTCATTATAACCAACATGGTTTGTTGCTTCTGGAAGGCCAAGGCATTTATCGCTTGGGAGATAACTG GTATCCAGTTCAGGCTGGTGATGTCATATGGATGGCTCCTTTTGTTCCTCAGTG GTATGCTGCACTTGGAAAGAATAGGTCTCGCTATTTGTTGTACAAAGATGTGAATCGTAATCCGTTGTAA
- the LOC103860892 gene encoding (S)-ureidoglycine aminohydrolase isoform X3 — protein sequence MRSLHLISFFIISLFVKASKSDDGFCSAPSITESDEKTKPIYWKVTNPTLSPSHLQDLPGYTRSVYKRDHALITPESHVFSPLPDWTNTLGAYLITPAMGSHFVMYFAKMKEMSSSGLPPKDIERLVFVVDGAVTLTNTSSSSTKLTVDSYAYLPPNFHHSLDCVESATLVVFERRYERLGSHTTELIVGSTDKKPLLETPGEVFELRKLLPVSLAYDFNIHIMDFQPGEFLNVKEVHYNQHGLLLLEGQGIYRLGDNWYPVQAGDVIWMAPFVPQWYAALGKNRSRYLLYKDVNRNPL from the exons ATGCGTTCACTTCACCTAAtctccttcttcatcatca GTCTTTTTGTTAAAGCTTCGAAAAGCGACGATGGGTTTTGTTCAGCGCCGTCGATCACTGAGTCAGACGAGAAGACGAAACCCATTTACTGGAAAGTCACGAATCCAACACTCTCTCCTTCTCACCTCCAAG ACTTGCCGGGTTATACAAGAAGTGTATACAAACGAGATCACGCGTTGATAACACCGGAAAGTCATGTGTTCAGCCCTTTACCTGACTG GACAAATACATTAGGGGCATATTTGATCACACCTGCAATGGGTTCCCATTTCGTCATGTACTTTGCCAAAATGAAAG AAATGTCAAGTTCAGGTTTACCTCCAAAAGACATAGAGCG tcTTGTATTCGTGGTCGATGGTGCTGTGACACTGACTAACACATCCAGTTCCTCTACAAAATTGACG GTTGACTCATATGCATACCTACCTCCAAACTTTCATCATTCCTTGGACTGTGTCGAGTCTGCAACACTTGTTGTCTTTGAGCGGAG GTATGAACGTCTAGGGAGTCACACAACAGAGCTTATCGTTGGCTCCACTGACAAGAAACCACTACTTGAGACTCCCGGTGAG GTTTTTGAGCTGCGGAAACTTCTTCCGGTCTCCCTTGCTTATGACTTCAACATCCAT ATTATGGACTTTCAGCCTGGAGAGTTTCTCAATGTTAAG GAGGTTCATTATAACCAACATGGTTTGTTGCTTCTGGAAGGCCAAGGCATTTATCGCTTGGGAGATAACTG GTATCCAGTTCAGGCTGGTGATGTCATATGGATGGCTCCTTTTGTTCCTCAGTG GTATGCTGCACTTGGAAAGAATAGGTCTCGCTATTTGTTGTACAAAGATGTGAATCGTAATCCGTTGTAA
- the LOC103860891 gene encoding ATP-dependent Clp protease proteolytic subunit-related protein 4, chloroplastic codes for MEVAAATATSFTTFRGRTSAIIPSSTRNLRSKVRCSSSSSSSLRASLSNGLLSPYTGGSISSDFCGAKIRSKSLNPLNLSSSNPKRGVVTMVIPFSKGSAHEQPPPDLASYLFKNRIVYLGMSLVPSVTELILAEFLYLQYEDEEKPIYLYINSTGTTKNGEKLGYDTEAFAIYDVMGYVKPPIFTLCVGNAWGEAALLLTAGAKGNRSALPSSTIMIKQPIARFQGQATDVEIARKEINHIKTEMVKLYSKHIGKSPEQIEADMKRPKYFSPSEAVEYGIIDKVVYNERGSQDRGVVSDLKKAQLI; via the exons ATGGAGGTAGCAGCAGCGACTGCGACGAGCTTCACAACTTTCCGAGGTCGTACGTCAGCGATAATCCCGTCTTCAACACGCAACCTGAGATCTAAAGTGAGAtgctcgtcttcttcttcttcttcgctcaGAGCTTCTCTCTCGAATGGCTTACTCTCCCCGTACACCGGAGGAAGCATCTCTAGCGACTTCTGCGGCGCTAAGATTCGTTCGAAATCGCTTAATCCGTTAAATCTCTCAAGCTCTAATCCTAAGCGCGGAGTTGTCACTATG GTTATACCTTTTTCAAAAGGGAGTGCACACGAACAACCTCCTCCTGATTTGGCATCGTATTTGTTCAAAAACCGGATTGTATATTTGGGAATGTCTCTTGTACCTTCAGTCACTGAGTTGATACTCGCCGAGTTTCTTTACCTTCAGTATGAAGACGAGGAAAAGCCTATTTACCTCTACATTAACTCCACTGGGACGACCAAG AATGGTGAGAAGTTGGGCTATGATACCGAGGCTTTTGCAATTTATGATGTCATGGG GTATGTCAAACCACCAATCTTTACTCTTTGCGTTGGGAATGCTTGGGGTGAAGCTGCTTTGCTTCTGACTGCTGGTGCAAAAGGAAATCGTTCTGCATTGCCCTCATCCACTATAATGATAAAACAG CCCATTGCTCGATTTCAAGGCCAAGCAACCGATGTTGAAATCGCAAGGAAAGAAATCAATCACATAAAGACAGAAATG GTCAAGCTGTATTCAAAGCATATTGGTAAATCCCCGGAGCAGATTGAAGCTGACATGAAACGCCCAAAATATTTTAGTCCCAGTGAGGCTGTTGAATACGGGATCATTGATAAG GTTGTTTACAACGAAAGGGGCAGCCAGGACAGAGGAGTTGTGTCCGACCTTAAAAAGGCACAACTCATCTAA
- the LOC103860892 gene encoding (S)-ureidoglycine aminohydrolase isoform X2, with product MGFVQRRRSLSQTRRRNPFTGKSRIQHSLLLTSKVRMCFLYKDPHFLASCHRKFDTFVDLPGYTRSVYKRDHALITPESHVFSPLPDWTNTLGAYLITPAMGSHFVMYFAKMKEMSSSGLPPKDIERLVFVVDGAVTLTNTSSSSTKLTVDSYAYLPPNFHHSLDCVESATLVVFERRYERLGSHTTELIVGSTDKKPLLETPGEVFELRKLLPVSLAYDFNIHIMDFQPGEFLNVKEVHYNQHGLLLLEGQGIYRLGDNWYPVQAGDVIWMAPFVPQWYAALGKNRSRYLLYKDVNRNPL from the exons ATGGGTTTTGTTCAGCGCCGTCGATCACTGAGTCAGACGAGAAGACGAAACCCATTTACTGGAAAGTCACGAATCCAACACTCTCTCCTTCTCACCTCCAAGGTTCGGATGTGTTTTCTTTACAAAGATCCTCACTTTCTAGCTTCTTGTCATCGAAAGTTTGATACTTTTGTTG ACTTGCCGGGTTATACAAGAAGTGTATACAAACGAGATCACGCGTTGATAACACCGGAAAGTCATGTGTTCAGCCCTTTACCTGACTG GACAAATACATTAGGGGCATATTTGATCACACCTGCAATGGGTTCCCATTTCGTCATGTACTTTGCCAAAATGAAAG AAATGTCAAGTTCAGGTTTACCTCCAAAAGACATAGAGCG tcTTGTATTCGTGGTCGATGGTGCTGTGACACTGACTAACACATCCAGTTCCTCTACAAAATTGACG GTTGACTCATATGCATACCTACCTCCAAACTTTCATCATTCCTTGGACTGTGTCGAGTCTGCAACACTTGTTGTCTTTGAGCGGAG GTATGAACGTCTAGGGAGTCACACAACAGAGCTTATCGTTGGCTCCACTGACAAGAAACCACTACTTGAGACTCCCGGTGAG GTTTTTGAGCTGCGGAAACTTCTTCCGGTCTCCCTTGCTTATGACTTCAACATCCAT ATTATGGACTTTCAGCCTGGAGAGTTTCTCAATGTTAAG GAGGTTCATTATAACCAACATGGTTTGTTGCTTCTGGAAGGCCAAGGCATTTATCGCTTGGGAGATAACTG GTATCCAGTTCAGGCTGGTGATGTCATATGGATGGCTCCTTTTGTTCCTCAGTG GTATGCTGCACTTGGAAAGAATAGGTCTCGCTATTTGTTGTACAAAGATGTGAATCGTAATCCGTTGTAA